The sequence below is a genomic window from Stigmatopora nigra isolate UIUO_SnigA chromosome 16, RoL_Snig_1.1, whole genome shotgun sequence.
ACCATGGACGAGGCGGCCGTCTCCGGGCTCCTGGCCGCCCTGGTGGACTTGGACCAAACCCGAGCCGTTCCGCTAGTGATCCAACTATGCAAACGTGCCGTCCGCCACGTGCCCCGATTTAGCGACGAGCAGCTAGCCGGCGTTTTGGCCGCCCTGGTGCACTTTGGACACAGTGACCGCTACCTGGTGGAGGCGCTAGAGCGCCGAGTGGCGGCCGACGCCTTCACCTGCCACCCGGAAACTCTTACCAAGGCCGCAGAGTTCTTGGGACGTCGGAATATCCTCTCGCCGGCGGCGCTGGATGCCGTCGCCGAGAGTTTGGTGTACCGCGCCGACGACTACAGCACCGGGCAAGTGGCGAGACAGATGGCGCCCTTTGGGAAGTTGGCGTACTTGCCGCCCAATGCCGGCGAACTCTTCCGCAAAGTGGAGGCCGTCCTGAGGACGCGTTTTTCGCAGTTTCAGCCTCGCTCGTTGCTGGCTTTGCTGCATTCGTGCATCTTAGTGGAAAGGTTCCCGGTCAACTTTGTTTCCAAGGTTTTCCGGAACTACTTCCTTCAGCAGCTGCAAGGTGGCGCCAAATTTCTATActagatttttttattgctaGTCTAAAGTGGGAGAATTTCTTAATGTAATTGACTCTTGTCTTTTTTCAGAGGACGAAGGGAATGACCGCTTTGTCTTGGCGCAGTTGACTCAACTCTACATGACGGTCAAGTTGGAGTGCCCCTTCTATGAGGTACCTAAAAGCCACCTGTCGTCCTAAAAGTTGAATTAACTATCATGGCAATGTGTGGTAATCACTCTTGTGGTTTTAACAGGGTCCGCAGTTGCCCCCAAAGTACCGTGTCAAGTCCTTTCTGGTCCCGGGAAGATCCCTGGAGACACCCGTTGACCAGCAACTATACGGCTCAGTCAAATCGGGCCTAGTGGAACTGCTGGGTGCTCGCTTTTATTTCAGCTCCAAAGTCTTGACGCCGTACTGCTACACTTTAGGTAAAAGCAGACAACATGGCcgattgtcttttttaaaaaaagaaaagttttttgACGGACTGGTGCTCGTCTTTTGCAGATGTGGAGATCAAGTTGGATGAAGAAGGATACGTTTTGCCCGCCAGCCACGACGATGTCTTCAAAAGGTGAGTtttttggacgtttggtcgccggacgtttggtcgccggacgtttggtcgccggacgtttggtcgccggccgtttggtcgccggacgtttggtccccggacgtttggtcgccggacgtttggtccccggacgtttggtcgccggacgtttggtccccggacgtttggtccccggacgttcggtccccggacgtttgagaaattaattctttaaaaaagagctgtatataaacatttttttttttttttttttattaaccaaACTGATTTTCTATGTCGGCAGGATAGCGTTGTGTATCGACGGGCCGAGTCGCTTCGCCAGCAATAGCAATCGACTCCTCGGCAGCGAGAGCATCAAACAGCGACACCTCAAGCGCCTTGGATACGAAGTGGTTCAGGTATGATCCCATTTTTCTCCggccttggaaaaaaaattgggactGACGGATGCCGTTTACCGCTATGTTACAGATCCCATTCTACGAATTCGAGGCACTACACAGCAAGGACGAAGTCATGAATTACCTACACCGGAAAATCTTCCCGCACAGCTACCGACTCAACTGGTGACCCATCAAGTAAACAACATAATCTATTACCTCAAAAACATGGGATTGTTTGGAAAAATACCATTTAATGTGTTTACAATAGAGAAGAGTTCCACTTTTGGAGTCATGTTAAAAGCATTTGGGTTTATTTAGGAGTCGTCGCCTATAAGGATAAATAGAAAAACGTGGTTGTGATTGTCAAATGTTTATGTCGCGGGGATCTGGGGGAGGCCAAACTCGTCCACCAAAACGCCGTCCTAGggttaagattaaaaaaaaaaggggtttaGATCCAAAATTGATGGTGATAGGGAGATATATAATGGGAATAGTTGGATATAAGGGAAGTACCTTGGTAGACATTGAGCCGGAAGGCAGGCCTTCGGGAACGGATGGCGTCGAAGAGGCTTCGTCCAAGTAGGAGCTGTCGTCGTCCATCAGGAATTCGTCTCCAAGGGCACTCAGCTCTAGCAGAGTAGACAAAATGGACACTTATTGTCAAACTGGGAGGCCTTGGGAAGAAATAGGACGCTGTGCTTGAGCAAAAACATCAACGAATGTACGATTTATACTTTTAATCaaccaaaaaactgaaagtaCTGCTATTTtctttctctaaacattttgaaggttattttaaaatatttatcagtgggatacaaaaataataagctCAGCTGagattttaaatattcaatgatattaaaaaaaaaaaaaaattaaaaaaatatattaaatcgGAAAATCAACAAATTAAACCTGAAAATGTCCATTAAAATTTCCATTTAGTTGAAATTGACTGCATTTTAATGATATTTAACTATTCAccgtaaaaacaaaaagatatgAGGTTTAGTcataataaaaagtattttttttttgcgactgacaaaaatatataaaataaataagttaaagaCCAACCCGCTTCCAGATCGTCATCGTCAATCTCGGGTGTCCCGTAGCTCCGCCCCAATGCTTCCTGGATGTCGTTAGCGTCCGCCATCATGTCCTCCAGATCATCTTGAATATTCTGCACCCcacaaaaccccaaaaaactttCTTTTCTTGCGCTTTTTTACCCAAATGAGGCCATAAAAAACCCATCTCTTTGAGTACCTCGATTTTATCGATGTTGACTTGCTTGTACGCTTTCTTCATGTCTTTCAATCCGATTTTCATGGCGTCCACCTCAAGGAAAAGCACCCATTCACATTCCACGTCTTTAGAAAATAAACGGAGACTGGATTTTCTGTCTTACCGTGGTCTTGGTGTCTTTGAGGGTCTGAATGGAGTAGTTAGTTTGTTCCATATTAAACGACTGCTGCATGAGATTATCTCGTTGGCCTTCGTACCTGCGGCAACCCCAAAATTCCACTTTAGAAACAAAcgcccacaaaatgaaataaaatagccTGAAAACGACACCTACATTCTCTTCTGCTTCAGGATCCGCATGGCTTTCTGTTTGACCATGTTctaaaaagaaggaagaagcttaataacaattaaaatgcaCGTTAAAAGCGACCAATCGTCTCTGCGATTTCACCTTGGACGGTCCATCTCGCATTTTCTTCATCTGGTCCTTGTATTTGACCAGTTCGGCGTCCAGTCTTGCTATTTTCTTGTCTATCGACTCTCCCCGAGAATCcacctttttaaaagaaataaaatatgtttacGTCTTTTTATCATGGAAAAATTGACATTGGAATTACTTATATACAAATGTAGTTTCAAACCACTCATTGAGTGTTAAAAACAAGCTCTTAATTGCTATTTATAGAGTATCAATCATTTCCCAAACCGGTTTTAATCCTAACTATCGTTTATACTTGATTTTAGCACTAACAACtgtaaaataagacaaaaataagACAAGAATTATCTTTAAATATCTAGGTTGTGTCATTAATGATTATTTATGGTCACTGATAGTCAAAATATATAAGTTAAAGTCCTTGTTAGATAAATATAGCCACGTCAAAACCCGCAAAACCGGTTTTAATCCCATTCAAAACAGCATAGTTTTGGTTGTAGTCATCTTGTGATTGTGATTATCTTTGGCCTGAAAACGACACAAAAATGCGCATTGTTTTGGGTTTCACTGCTCGTCAATAATAATGAAGTTGTTCAATATTTAGTTAAAGTGGATAAAAAGAGTTAAATAGGAATTAAATGTGGAAATTCGTCATGTTTTCCGAGTTTGGAAAAGTTGTCGTAGTTAAACGAAGCGAAAAAGTCTACTCTTTGTTTACTtggaaaaaggaaagaaaaagttGTACTTACATTGTTGATGCAGTCTGTGAGGTTCGGTGGGGGTGCTTTAGGTTTCCCTCTTCCAAAAATACGATTCATTTTGATTACTAATAAGTACTTTAACCGTGATCCGACGTTTTATCGCTGCTTCTTCAGCCCAGACGTTGTTATTTTCGTCTCGTTTACCACCACCAGGAAGTGTCTCGAATTTGTGACATCATCCACACACGCCCTTTTCTTTTTCAGCGTATGATTGTAATGCACACTTGGTGCCACAGCACGGCGCTGTTGTCTAGCTCTAAAATTACCCTTGCATAATATAAAAGTTGATTAGAGTATTTTGAGTAAAAATGTGGCTGAAAATATGCTAATACCAATTAAAAACAGCTCTTAATAGTTATGTTATTTGTTAAAATATCCCAATTGAGCACTTAGTCTTTTTACAGTATATTTCAAGTAAGAATTTAAATATCCCTCATGTTTTTATACATAACTTTCAGAGATGCAACCATTTAAAAACAAGTTTATTTTTCGTAAAGCCAACATACATCTGCACACcaaaaactacaacaacaaataacACATCCCGAAATATTCCTACTTTTACGCAGCGATAAAAATTATGTTGGTTGTCAGATAGGATAAAATAATTTGGTTTAATTCCATTAATATGCGTAACATTTAATATCATTTACATAAAGTACCATCTAGCAAGCATATACAGTTTTTTACTGCTAATGTATACTACAGGTGAACATGCTACAAAGTCAGTAGTACATTGGAGAACAAAATACAATCATGTTACCATGACGCTATAGAGTAGTTTTTTCGTAAGGACTGTAAATGATGGTGGGATTTCTACAGCGGGGATTGTGCGCGGTGTAATCATCAAAATGGCTGAGCAATGTCAAATTTCAAACACTTTCAGCTTTCCTTTTTTCGTTAGCCTGCCCGTCATGCTAACTTGACTTACTCTTATATAGTTTAAGGCACATCTGGTGGGAAGATTTATCCACAAAAAGCGCTCTTTTCAATTCAGGATGTAGTGTCTAAAGCAtgggtgtgaaagtggcggcccgcgggccaaatctggcccgccgcatcattttgtgcggtccgggaaaatCAATctatgagtgccgattttctgttttaggattaaattaaaatagagtatagatgtatattacatttcttgattttgtccattttaaatcaataattgtcatttttaatccatttttagtttaaaaaatcattttgtcaaatctaaaaatatatttaaaaaagctaaattaaatattgttttagatctatcaaaaaactgaatattcagggattttaatacagttcttttctctaaaaacggaatattcaggtattttaatctagttcttttaatccatttatgaaaaaaaactaaatattatatctaaaatggtcctagTAATACTCTAGTACATAGAGggttttaaaaatccaaattatattaaatagacaccatAAAAACCTCCTACATGTCAACTATCTCGGAAAAACCTATTCACCATGATAAACGAGGTCTTACTGTAGTTTTTTAATAGCTCCAGTCTGGGTCTATTAGGTGTGTTTTTTGGTAGTTTTGGCAGGTGTACTTGCTCCCCACCCACGTCAATAACCACCTACATTGCGCTGGTGACATGGGTGAGGAGCAAATCCGGGGAGTCTTCCTTCCCCACCACGGAAACAGAAGACATTTCCACGGCTAGTCATGTAGGCCTAACGTTCTCCTGGTGGTTCCTCTGGGGTATTGCAGCCTGACGATTTGGCTTCCCCCGTCTGGCGGAAACGCAAAAGTCCTTAAAACAACGCTTAAAGTTCTCATCCAGGAAGGCGTAAAGGATAGGGTTGAGGCTACTGTTGATGTAGCCCAATGCTACGCAGAAAAAGTAGGCCGCCACGATGGCGGTGGTCTCGGGAACGTTAGCCACCACCTTGACTAGCACGAAGATGTGGATGGGGGTCCAGCATACCACGAAGACggccactaccaccactaccaggCGGGTGATGCGTCGTAGGTTCCTGTCCTTGGCTCGAGAGCCGGAGAGGACACGGACGTTTTTGAGGCGGAGGAGCATGAGGGAGTAGCACACGGTGATGATCAGGACCGGGACTACGAAGGCTAGCACGAACACGCACATTTTCATCACTGTGTCCCAGTAGGAGTAGGGTTCGGGGAATTGGAGGGCGCACTCCGTGATGCCTGCTGGGGAAAATGGAGGACAGAAGTGGTGGTTTAAAAGAGGGGGAGTGGAGTGGACATTCATTGACAGGTTTTTGGATGAAATCTGGTTTTTGGAACATGTTCAatgtttttagttgtttttattatgGAGGGAAATTGTgggattttgagattttttgaaataaaatggtaaaaaaaactttggctTATTGACTTTTTGACCTTAATTGATTATTTGGTTGTTATTTACTATTGTGAgttgaattgttttaaatacTGTTgagatttaacaaaaaaaatgtgtattttgaatACTTCCTAGCAaacatttaaagtttttaatCTCTATATGAAAGAGGACTTTAAACTGTAAATATAGAGTTTTCATCGATCCTATTTTATGGAAATCGGATCAAatctgtatcattttttttgcttaaaaacacttttttaagcaattattttaatgcatttcaaatttgccttaaaaaaacaaaattcaggaACTACTCCTGTTTCCTGACCACCAATTTCCATGTCAATTTACTTATCCTATTTTATTGAAATCTAatcaaatctgcaaaaaaatgaccactaaaaacaatttttttgttacccaaatcttttaatgcatttcaaattagccttaaaaaagaaaattgaataaCTCCTCCTGTTTCCTGACCATCAATTTACTTATCCTATGTTCTTGAAATTGaataaaatctgtaaaaaaaaatgcttaaaaccaCCAGTTTTCCATGTCAATTTTCCACCTTGTGCCCTTTCCCTCACCTTTTCCCTTTTTCTACCTCAGGAAGCAGTCATCGATGAACAACCCAGATAACAAGCTGGCGTCCCAAAACCAACCCGACGCCCCCCCCTCTCCTCCACCCCGTACGTATTCCCGCCCTCATCAATTATTCACCCCCATCTCACCCGCATTTGTCTTTGTCCCTCCCAGGACGAAAGCGGGGATTCCAGCAGCCGAGGACAGAATCCAGACCGCTACGTTGACCAACTTGGCTTTATGCGGCGTACGGAAATCCAACGCCTTGACCGGATGGCAGACGGCCACGTAGCGGTCCACGCTCATCATGGTGAGCGTAAAAATACTTGTGAACATGTTGTAGTAGTCCACAGCCACGAAAATCTTGCAAGCCACTCTGCCAAAAGGCCACGTGTTGAGTAGATAGTCGGCGCTTTGGAAGGGTAAGCTGGTGGTCACTAGGGCGTCGGCCAGGGCAAGGTTGAAGATGTAGATGTTGGTGGCTGTCTTCATCTTGGTGTACCTGCCacgacaccccccccccaccatggTTGCCATAGAGCTCCGACTTGGACTTAATTAGTCCGGAGCGCCGCTTCATTGTTATGCATGCTACGCCGTTTAGACGGGTTCCTCCACTTGGGTAATTGCGGGAAGCTTAATCGCACTAAGTAATTACTTTTTCcccttctttaattttttttttttttttggggttgttttcgCTTTCTTTCTCTAGCTggcggaacaaaaaaaatgagcggCGCCAGTACCCGAGGCTAAAAACTAAGAGGAATTAATGGAATTATGGCTTGGTGAAATGATTGATTCCAAAATGGTGGGCCGTGTTTTTATTGAATGGTTGGTACAATAGGGGTTCACATCCAAATTAAAGTAAATAGGCTTTATTTTTAAGATAATAGTAGTTTATTTCTAAACATTTAGTCCAATTGTGGTGCAGATAGTTGTCAAAGTTATCAGTTAAAAGATGGTAAATAACAATAAGTTATGCTAAAATGTGAAGTGTAGGTCCAGTAAAATTATGGTCCAAGTCCAAATAGTAGTCATTAATATAAGATGCCAATTACCAAGAACTGATGCATGGAAatagaaatgtaaaatattgaGTGGAAAAGTGGTCCAAGTCCAAACAATTGTCAAATTTAGGAATATATTGCAAAATATGATAACGTTTCCTTATGTTAAAATGTTGAGGATGCaccaaaagattttaaaaatgggtAAAAGTTTAGTGTAATAGTGGTCCAAGTcctaaaaactgtcaaatttaGGAATATATCGAAATAGGGGCTAACATTTCGTTATGCTAAAATGTTGCGGATGCActaagagattaaaaaaagtgtAGATGTTCAGTTTTATAGTGGTCCAAGTCcgaaaaactgtcaaatttatTAATATATCGCAAAAAGAATAAGGATTTTGTTATGTAATAATGTTGCAAATGCCttaggagataaaaaaaaaatattttatgcaaTAGTGGTCCAAGTCCAAACTGCTTTCAAATGTATAACTCTATTGTTAAAGATGCTAATTAAAAACTAGCATAATTAATGTCTTAACATCTATTAAATGTACCCTAATATAATAACTACCGTTAACTTGATGCTAAAATggttaaaacacaaaaagcttCAGTTCCATAGTGCTTTAATTCCAAACAACATCGATATTTGAGCTCAACCTGGATTGGTCAGTAATAAGTTAGTTGAATGTTGACTTAAGCACAAAGCGTGGCGTTAATAGAACCACGTCTTAATTGCTCGGCGCCGCTCTGCCCAAAAAAAGCCGTTAGCCGCCAACTCCCACGGGACATCTTTTAACCACCAATTGTCGTAGAATCAATGTTTAATACAAAACCATCGATCGGCGCGCGCTCGCCATTTGGATTAAATGCCACCCCGAAAGCGCTTATTAACCACCCGCCGTCATTTTACCCGATTGATTGGACGCTACAGAATTTTTTTCGCCGCGCCTTGGCGGATTTGTCGCCTCCACGCGCCGTAAATACGAACCCGGCGGAGCTATCGTTAATATCCCGCCAACAGCTTCAGATTTATGTCCGCTCTGTTAATGTTTCACTGTTTCGAGGGGGGGCGGGGTTCCCCGAAACTGTCAAACCTATCAACTCACTGTATCGATTCTGCCGCGCTTTTAACGTTAAATGAATGATTGGCGACTGGATTGGACGTATTTATCGACATCTTAACGCTAAAATTCTACCAAAAGCATTTTACTATTAACTGGTTTAACTGGTTTTAAAGACGGGTAATCCTACCTTACGATGACGTACATGACCAAAGAGTTCCCCAGTAATCCCACCACAAAAACCAGCGAGTAGAGAGCGGTGATGATGGGGATGATGGGCGACAAACCCTCCGTTTCCCATTCGTCCTGGTCCAGGGTGGCGTTGAAGCTCCACGCCGTAACGTTGGCGGTGGTCGCACGCTCTCGGAGGGTCTCGTCCCAAGCGCCGTTTTCCATTGTCGCCGATAACTTTCACTAAAAACGTACTCGATCGCTTGATGCCACGAAGGAGGGAAACTTTGGGGAGAGGAGGAGAGGAGACGGAGGGATGGCGATGGTGGGGGCGGCGTGCGTTATTGGGTCGTTTCGGTGGGTTGTAGATGCGTTCCTGAAATCTGGATGGGAGGGGAGGGGAAAAATGGGAGGTTAGTTGGAGGTACATATACATAAAAGTGTTCATTTGCTTAAGGATTAgcctatttattattatttctatctggattttatacatttttattttggatggTGAAAGTTTTTGGTGTGGTAGTGGTCCAAGTCCAAATCTTTCTCAGGTTTGAATCAATTTGTccataaaaatgattaaatatgaactagtaatcattttttatggatGGATTGATTTGAATGTGACAAAATTTGGACTTGGACCACTATGACACCAGATTTTTTATCATCCAAgttaaaaatgtggaaatccagatggaagaaaaataaaaattaaatacataaaaattatCAAAAAGAAATCAGTTTTAGTGCAATAATGGTCCAAGtcctaataaaaaataacttagaatgatttggtgaaatggaaaaaatagtttAGTGGAATAGTGGTCCAAATCCAAATTTCTGTCAAAtcctatgtaaaaaaaacatttgcattaattgaaaaaaaagaaaggtttAATGGAATAGTGGTCTACGTCTAAACACTCAATAAATTTGGCAAtaaaccaattaaaaaaaattaaaacagtacatgttttaattttgttaattttgtttaatttttttaattttgttaaaaaataacaaaatagacaaaataaatTCAGATAAAATAGGGTCTAATTTATATTCATGAAGAAAAATAGAATGCTCAACCCATTGTAAGCATCAATTAAATTAACAGATCATTCTTAATTgctaaaatactcaaatgaatAGGATTTCCATCCCTTGCCTACAAAGTAAAAGCCTGAAATTTAATTTCCTTGGCCGACCATTCAGCTTCTACTCGAGAAAGGTAATTTTGCGCAGAGTGCAATTTCACTTCATCCTCGAGGGCTTCACATTTTACACCAGCGCGTTTGTTAGAGTACCTTTATCACGGCTTTTCGGcgtataccccccccccccaaaccccctaaaaaaaaccacGTAAGTGGCGACGTCGTGCTTTCAAGTGCTTTAAAACGAGCGGCACTAATGCGTCGTAATGTCTCCGTCTCGTCTACTTTGACACCACAACAACAAGATGGCTTTTTCAATTGCTCAAATTTAGACACAGGAACATTTTTCCTTCTATTTTGTCTAcggcgagggggcggggcttcacAAAAACGTGACTTACAAcgatttaaaagtgaaaaattgCAACGTGAGTTGTTTGGAAATCACGAAAATGTCAATGACACACGTCAGGCATCCAATCGAGCGGGCATTTTTCGTCTCGGGCGCTTTAATAGATTTCCCCTACTAAGAAATCCATCATTTGCATAATTTATGCGAGGCTGTGACTTCTGGGGAGTTGCGACTTAATGATTCGGAGTGGAAAAATCGGATTTAAAACGTAAAAAgtagatgtattttaaaaaatagaccaaaaaaataggacagagacaaaaaataatgacattttagccttttaaaacaaatagaaaatcaGTAAAAGTCACTTTAAATGTctgtaaatgcaaaaaaaatctgcttttaGCCCAAAGCTAAACATGCTAGGAGacccatttattttgacttggcGTCCATTCATTAGGCTCAAAATCTACAATCCGTCAATCAAAACCTAGTAAAAATAATTCACAGGCGTATTAGCCCAAAAAATCTCGCTTTTGCGTAGTTTTACGTGTAAAAAACGACcgtttttttcccagaaattctctttcaaaaataaatccAGCTGACGTAAAAGAAGGAAAGAGTCCATAGCCAATCCCGAgaggtttattttttcttcttcttctcttattATGACTTCAAAGAATAAGCCACACGGGAACGGGgtcgcctttttttttcttgaaaaagatGCGCggcttatttttattattattagcgaCCAAGGTCGACGTCcaaaggggggaaaataagACACCAAAGCTTGggatacttgtattttttttcctttttctgctAATGTGTGCTAAATTATTGAGTAGGAGAAGAAGAATGTTGTTACTGTGGCTTGGGAGGAGCtcatatttgacaaaatatattattagcAATTTCATACGCATCAATTGGCGTCAAGAAAAAGCCATTTTGAAAATTGATTACCCGCTAACAAtgttcaaaaagaaaacatatgatagatttttatataaatgtgctaataatcattatttttagggggttttatactgtaaaaaatggccaaaatattattttttaattattatagggccaaaatatattttttaattattatatggcccaaattattttttaaattattttatggatactaaaatactaaaaatactaaaatatgtaAAGTATTTTATCTGATAATGCATATTATGAAAAACAATAAGTTAAAACAATaagtaatcattatttttttaagggtcTTATACTATAAAAATGgcccaaatttttttttaaattattgtatggcccaaatgtttttttaaattattgtatggatattaaaatactaaaaatactacAATATGTAAAGTAGTTGAAATATATCGTAAATATAAGTCTTTTTCGCtctttttaatctaaaattattttttttttatccgttttaaaatgtccatttttcacGACCAACCTTCCcgataaaaaacataaaaagtcatcaacaaaaataaattccgGCCAATCTGATAAGAAAGTTCTTTAAATGACTGACTAAATCTGccaaaacttaaatgttccaaTAGCAAAGTTGTATTTAACAAAATAGTCATTTCCAGaaagttctttaaaaaaaacaaaactacccATGGAAAAGGTCCACGCATTGATTTTTCTGGGCATTGGTCCCCCATTAACGAGCTCCCGGTGACAAGCGCTCGGTCCTTTCGGCCAATTATCTGgcgaaaaaaatgtttgacggCGACCCGAACCTTGTCATTATTCCGTCAGGACGTCTAATTAGCCACCGTTTTGTATTCATCCCGACGGCTCGCCGGACCGTGTGGGAGTCGCTACGACACCCCCGTCGTTATCGCCGCTTTCCGTGGGACTGTTGCGGGGCggaagggttgcggggggtgccgtgGCGTCATTATTGTCTGACTACATTTGACAGCTGTTTAAATTTAGGGAACTTTTTATCTAGGGGGATTTAATGGAGGTATGGACTTGGACCATTATGGGACTAACAAATgctattatataatattttaatattaatagaATTATCCCTttttagaaataataaataatgatatatttctaaatataatGGTTATTTAGACCTAGACCACTCTTGCACAAAAAGTTCTAATTTTTTCAGATTTCATAGcccataaaaacataaatttagTTTTAGCATAGCTAATTTTaggtaaccatttttttttgtagtacctAATTTGACAACTTTTATAATGTACACACATTTGAGGACTTAGACCATTATGGGACtaaatgtt
It includes:
- the LOC144209384 gene encoding delta-type opioid receptor-like, which codes for MENGAWDETLRERATTANVTAWSFNATLDQDEWETEGLSPIIPIITALYSLVFVVGLLGNSLVMYVIVRYTKMKTATNIYIFNLALADALVTTSLPFQSADYLLNTWPFGRVACKIFVAVDYYNMFTSIFTLTMMSVDRYVAVCHPVKALDFRTPHKAKLVNVAVWILSSAAGIPAFVLGGTKTNAAGITECALQFPEPYSYWDTVMKMCVFVLAFVVPVLIITVCYSLMLLRLKNVRVLSGSRAKDRNLRRITRLVVVVVAVFVVCWTPIHIFVLVKVVANVPETTAIVAAYFFCVALGYINSSLNPILYAFLDENFKRCFKDFCVSARRGKPNRQAAIPQRNHQENVRPT
- the fastkd3 gene encoding FAST kinase domain-containing protein 3, mitochondrial produces the protein MALKLVHRLSLGIRPSILPRAAQFICVACLCTSSGRCILSAGCRRLRLTRSLGSLTSVVREPSFVGPLVESVPRFRLTQQHGPIAEEEERHFRRRLSSCSTSAKVFKLLRSTSMVSDITVAAVLHRVAELERDEEKRCLRDPSVLEDHVLRVLCRQLEKDSRLLSDSALVSTLLACTRLYLDPWSTLMVRLVSESQERLDRGGLSVDQLCVLGQAMLAVEGPGGAVLEVALTQIRKVEPSRWTLDELMSVYRLLQSGATLRGQYQDLLNAMHSHAATMAPTMDEAAVSGLLAALVDLDQTRAVPLVIQLCKRAVRHVPRFSDEQLAGVLAALVHFGHSDRYLVEALERRVAADAFTCHPETLTKAAEFLGRRNILSPAALDAVAESLVYRADDYSTGQVARQMAPFGKLAYLPPNAGELFRKVEAVLRTRFSQFQPRSLLALLHSCILVERFPVNFVSKVFRNYFLQQLQEDEGNDRFVLAQLTQLYMTVKLECPFYEGPQLPPKYRVKSFLVPGRSLETPVDQQLYGSVKSGLVELLGARFYFSSKVLTPYCYTLDVEIKLDEEGYVLPASHDDVFKRIALCIDGPSRFASNSNRLLGSESIKQRHLKRLGYEVVQIPFYEFEALHSKDEVMNYLHRKIFPHSYRLNW
- the chmp5b gene encoding charged multivesicular body protein 5; the protein is MNRIFGRGKPKAPPPNLTDCINNVDSRGESIDKKIARLDAELVKYKDQMKKMRDGPSKNMVKQKAMRILKQKRMYEGQRDNLMQQSFNMEQTNYSIQTLKDTKTTVDAMKIGLKDMKKAYKQVNIDKIENIQDDLEDMMADANDIQEALGRSYGTPEIDDDDLEAELSALGDEFLMDDDSSYLDEASSTPSVPEGLPSGSMSTKDGVLVDEFGLPQIPAT